A portion of the Osmia lignaria lignaria isolate PbOS001 chromosome 15, iyOsmLign1, whole genome shotgun sequence genome contains these proteins:
- the Ca-alpha1D gene encoding ca[2+]-channel protein alpha[[1]] subunit D isoform X8 — protein sequence MSAGGDGGSGLGPPELPGAQPTAATPPILGQHRNPQSGQDGQPATALSQTGQTLGTNTGAAKSATKRPARRGGKPPPDRPVRALFCLPLKNPLRKMCIDVVEWKPFEWLILMTIFANCVALAVYTPYPFGDSNLTNQYLEKIEYIFLVIFTVECVMKIIAYGFVAHPGAYLRNGWNILDFSIVVIGMVSTVLSILMKEGFDVKALRAFRVLRPLRLVSGVPSLQVVLNSILRAMIPLLHIALLVLFVIIIYAIIGLELFSGKMHKTCRHNVTDAIMEEPVPCGDGGFQCDNVGPDYYCSKQFWEGPNWGITNFDNFGLAMLTVFQCVTLEGWTDVLYSIEDAMGSSWQWIYFISMVILGAFFVMNLILGVLSGEFSKEREKAKARGDFHKLREKQQIEDDLRGYLDWITQAEDIEPETDEPKMQDGKSKQQSEMESTDQLEGDEEGVQQESVWRRKKRDFDRVNRRMRRACRKAVKSQVFYWLIIVLVFLNTGVLATEHYNQPHWLDDFQEITNMFFIALFSMEMMLKMYSLGFQGYFVSLFNRFDCFVVIGSITEMILTNTQVMPPLGVSVLRCVRLLRVFKVTKYWKSLSNLVASLLNSIQSIASLLLLLFLFIVIFALLGMQVFGGKFNFSELQDKPRHNFDSFWQSLLTVFQILTGEDWNAVMYDGIRAYGGVASFGMLACFYFIILFICGNYILLNVFLAIAVDNLADAESLTAIEKEAEEEAKKNKSHSASPARDEESGEQGDGGEGTGGEDEGGGTDLEHDPNETMEDYEAALDTETSEKSEDMNTHAKVRLNIEESDEEVEEEEEVEQNEMHDDGTEQGVSARPRRMSEFNMATKRQPIPPASAFFIFSQTNRIRVFCHWLCNHSYFGNVILVCIMISSAMLAAEDPLSASSYRNQILLNFDYFFTTVFTIEIWLKMISYGFIIHDGAFCRSAFNLLDLLVVCSSLISMSFSSGAFSVVKVLRVLRVLRPLRAINRAKGLKHVVQCVIVAVKTIGNIVLVTSLLQFVFAVIGVQLFKGKFFLCTDASKMTKDECQGTYLEFENGNINKPVMKERSWCQNRFHFDDVAKAMLTLFTVSTFEGWPSLLDVSIDSNKEDHGPIHNFRPIVAAYYIIYIIIIAFFMVNIFVGFVIVTFQNEGEQEYKNCELDKNQRNCIEFALKAKPVRRYIPKHRIQYKVWWFVTSQPFEYTIFTLIMINTVTLAMKFYRQPEIYTEALDVLNMIFTAVFALEFIFKLAAFRFKNYFGDAWNVFDFIIVLGSFIDIVYSEVNPGSTIISINFFRLFRVMRLVKLLSRGEGIRTLLWTFIKSFQALPYVALLIIMLFFIYAVIGMQVFGKIAIDDDTSIDRNNNFQSFPQAVLVLFRSATGEAWQEIMMDCSAQPGKVMCDPNSDEFNNQNGCGSDIAFPYFISFYVLCSFLIINLFVAVIMDNFDYLTRDWSILGPHHLDEFIRLWSEYDPDAKGRIKHLDVVTLLRKISPPLGFGKLCPHRVACKRLVSMNMPLNSDGTVLFNATLFAVVRTSLRIKTEGNIDDANSELREVIKKIWKRTSPKLLDQVVPPPGGDDEVTVGKFYATFLIQDYFRRFKKRKEQEMKDGDKECHNTVTLQAGLRTLHEAGPELKRAISGNLEELLDDNPEPMHRRNHSLFGSVWSSMRKGHHSFNRARSLKVNSTTKASPTNSIDFLPYSSLQRTGGPDAPNQITARSHQVVPNVAGGLSDSAMNQMGIDAKLTGIEENIPLRPLAGFGNPVQQQSTTYHPSYKVVDGPGSGNYLHPNNEYERLSHSLPGSPADRKPNFEVIGSAESLVGRVLVEQGLGKYCDPEFVRYTSREMQEALDMTREEMDRAAHQLLLQERRGQPLSYQLQQGPEQPWTLPGYQQMQPSTGIGYQPLQEQQPTTGSRQYRPYYRGAGASPGTATGQATLSDPATQQQQPPPS from the exons ATGAGCGCGGGGGGGGATGGGGGCTCGGGGTTGGGCCCCCCTGAGCTGCCGGGGGCCCAGCCGACTGCCGCGACCCCCCCCATCCTCGGGCAGCACCGGAACCCCCAATCTGGCCAGGACGGACAGCCAGCTACAGCACTGTCGCAAACGGGCCAGACACTCGGGACCAACACCGGTGCCGCCAAATCCGCAACCAAGAGGCCGGCTCGAAGGGGCGGTAAACCTCCGCCCGATAGGCCTGTCAGGGCCCTTTTCTGTCTACCCCTCAAGAATCCTCTGCGAAAAATGTGCATCGACGTCGTCGAATGGAA ACCTTTCGAGTGGCTTATTCTCATGACGATATTCGCGAACTGCGTTGCCCTGGCAGTCTACACACCATACCCGTTCGGTGATTCTAATTTGACCAACCAATATTTG GAAAAAATAGAGTATATATTTCTTGTGATTTTTACGGTCGAGTGCGTGATGAAGATCATCGCTTACGGTTTCGTGGCTCATCCTGGAGCTTACCTTCGGAACGGATGGAACATATTAGATTTCTCGATAGTAGTCATAGG AATGGTGAGCACGGTGTTGTCGATACTAATGAAAGAAGGCTTCGACGTGAAAGCGCTGAGGGCTTTTCGAGTATTACGACCCCTTAGGCTGGTTTCCGGAGTACCGA GTCTTCAAGTGGTCTTAAACTCTATTTTGAGAGCGATGATACCCCTTCTACATATCGCTCTGCTCGTTCTATTCGTCATCATTATTTACGCTATCATTGGCCTCGAGCTGTTCTCTGGCAAAATGCATAAAACATGCAGGCATAATGTGACTG ACGCGATAATGGAAGAGCCAGTTCCTTGCGGAGACGGCGGCTTTCAGTGCGACAACGTTGGGCCCGATTACTATTGTAGCAAACAATTTTGGGAGGGTCCAAACTGGGGTATCACGAATTTCGACAACTTTGGCCTTGCCATGTTGACGGTCTTCCAATGTGTCACGCTCGAGGGTTGGACGGACGTACTTTATAGC ATCGAAGACGCGATGGGAAGCTCGTGGCAATGGATCTATTTCATTTCTATGGTCATACTTGGAGCTTTCTTCGTGATGAACCTGATTCTCGGTGTGCTGTCCGG CGAGTTCtctaaagagagagagaaagcaaaGGCGAGGGGTGACTTCCACAAACTCAGGGAGAAGCAACAAATCGAGGACGATCTGAGGGGTTATCTGGATTGGATCACGCAGGCGGAGGACATCGAGCCGGAAACCGACGAGCCGAAAATGCAAGACGGCAAAT CGAAACAGCAAAGCGAGATGGAGAGCACGGATCAGCTGGAGGGTGACGAGGAAGGAGTTCAACAAGAATCCGTGTGGAGGAGAAAAAAGCGGGACTTTGATAG AGTGAACAGGAGAATGAGAAGGGCCTGTAGAAAAGCCGTCAAGTCGCAGGTTTTCTACTGGTTGATCATAGTATTGGTTTTCCTGAACACCGGAGTTCTGGCGACCGAACACTACAATCAACCGCATTGGTTGGATGATTTTCAAG AGATCACGAACATGTTTTTTATCGCGCTGTTCTCCATGGAGATGATGCTGAAGATGTACAGTTTAGGATTTCAA GGTTACTTTGTCTCGCTGTTTAATCGTTTCGATTGCTTCGTGGTGATCGGCTCGATCACCGAGATGATCCTTACGAACACACAGGTGATGCCACCCTTAGGCGTCTCCGTTCTCCGTTGCGTCCGATTACTCAGGGTATTCAAAGTGACAAA atATTGGAAGTCGCTGTCGAATTTGGTGGCTTCTCTGTTGAATTCGATACAGTCGATCGCGTCTCTGTTGCTTCTACTCTTCCTCTTTATAGTGATCTTTGCTCTTCTCGGCATGCAG GTATTTGGTGGAAAGTTCAATTTTAGCGAGTTACAGGACAAACCTCGTCACAATTTCGACAGTTTCTGGCAAAGTTTGTTGACGGTGTTTCAA ATATTGACAGGCGAGGATTGGAACGCCGTAATGTACGATGGTATCAGAGCTTACGGAGGCGTAGCCAGCTTCGGCATGCTTGCCTGTTTTTATTTCATCATTCTGTTTATATGCGGTAATT ATATTCTACTGAACGTCTTCTTGGCCATCGCTGTCGATAACCTCGCGGATGCCGAGTCATTGACTGCCATCGAAAAGGAAGCCGAAGAAGAG GCCAAGAAGAATAAATCTCACAGTGCCTCGCCAGCTAGGGACGAAGAGAGCGGGGAACAGGGTGACGGTGGCGAAGGAACAGGTGGAGAGGACGAAGGTGGTGGCACGGATTTGGAACATGATCCGAACGAGACGATGGAAGATTACGAGGCAGCTTTGGACACGGAAAC GTCGGAAAAGAGCGAAGACATGAATACTCACGCGAAAGTACGGCTGAATATAGAAGAGTCCGACGAAGAggtggaggaagaagaggaagtcgAACAAAACGAGATGCACG ACGACGGTACGGAACAAGGTGTGTCAGCCAGACCACGGAGAATGTCCGAGTTCAATATGGCCACGAAAAGGCAACCGATTCCCCCTGCAtcggcatttttcattttctcacaAACGAACAG GATTCGCGTGTTCTGTCATTGGCTCTGCAATCATAGTTATTTTGGCAACGTGATTCTCGTTTGTATCATGATATCATCGGCAATGTTGGCCGCCGAAGATCCGCTGAGCGCTTCGTCTTATAGAAATCAG ATATTACTGAATTTCGACTATTTTTTCACCACAGTGTTTACGATCGAGATTTGGTTGAAAATGATCTCGTACGGTTTTATCATACACGACGGCGCTTTCTGTCGATCGGCGTTTAATTTGCTCGACCTGTTGGTCGTTTGCTCTTCTCTCATTTCTATGTCTTTCAG TTCCGGTGCATTTTCCGTAGTGAAGGTGCTTCGTGTGTTGCGCGTTCTCAGACCTCTGCGTGCCATCAATCGTGCCAAGGGATTAAAG CACGTAGTACAGTGCGTCATCGTAGCGGTAAAGACTATCGGAAACATAGTCCTCGTCACCAGCCTCCTGCAGTTCGTGTTCGCCGTCATTGGCGTACAACTGTTCAAG GGTAAATTTTTCTTATGTACCGATGCATCGAAAATGACGAAGGACGAGTGTCA GGGTACATACCTCGAATTTGAGAACGGTAACATTAATAAACCGGTGATGAAGGAGAGAAGTTGGTGCCAGAATCGTTTCCACTTCGACGACGTGGCGAAAGCGATGCTCACCCTTTTTACCGTATCAACGTTCGAAGGCTGGCCTTC ATTGCTAGACGTGTCGATCGACTCTAACAAGGAGGATCACGGACCAATTCATAATTTTCGGCCGATAGTCGCCGCGTACTACATCATTTACATCATTATCATAGCATTCTTCATGGTCAACATCTTCGTTGGTTTCGTTATTGTCACTTTCCAGAATGAGGGTGAGCAAGAGTACAAAAACTGCGAGCTCGATAAGAATCAG CGGAATTGCATCGAGTTCGCGTTAAAGGCTAAACCAGTGCGACGATACATACCGAAGCATCGAATACAGTACAAAGTATGGTGGTTCGTCACCTCACAACCGTTCGAGTATACAATTTTCACTCTGATCATGATCAATACCGTCACGCTGGCAATGAAGTTCTACCGGCAACCGGAAATCTACACGGAAGCGTTGGATGTTCTCAACATGATCTTCACCGCTGTCTTTGCCCTCGAATTCATCTTCAAACTTGCGGCATTTCGATTTAAG AATTACTTTGGCGATGCTTGGAACGTGTTCGATTTTATCATCGTGCTTGGAAGCTTCATCGATATCGTTTACTCGGAAGTGAAC CCCGGCTCGACCATCATTTCCATCAACTTCTTTCGACTATTCCGCGTGATGCGATTGGTCAAGTTGCTGAGCAGAGGGGAAGGTATCAGAACGCTACTCTGGACGTTTATCAAATCCTTTCAAGCTCTGCCCTACGTAGCCCTTCTCATCATAATGTTGTTCTTCATTTACGCTGTGATAGGAATGCAG GTATTTGGAAAAATTGCAATCGACGACGACACGTCGATAGACCGAAACAATAACTTCCAGTCGTTTCCGCAAGCGGTGTTGGTATTATTTCGATCGGCTACAG GAGAGGCTTGGCAAGAGATTATGATGGACTGTTCGGCGCAACCGGGCAAAGTGATGTGCGATCCGAATAGCGATGAATTCAACAACCAAAATGGCTGTGGATCCGACATTGCATTTCCCTACTTTATATCTTTCTACGTTTTATGCTCTTTCCTT ATCATCAATCTCTTCGTCGCCGTGATCATGGACAATTTCGATTACTTGACGAGGGATTGGTCGATCCTGGGTCCGCATCATTTGGACGAGTTTATTCGTCTCTGGTCCGAGTACGATCCTGACGCGAAAGGTCGCATCAAGCACCTGGACGTGGTCACACTGCTGAGAAAGATATCACCGCCTTTAGGTTTCGGTAAACTCTGCCCTCATCGTGTCGCGTGCAAA AGGCTGGTCTCGATGAACATGCCGTTGAACAGCGACGGCACGGTTTTGTTCAACGCGACCCTGTTCGCCGTGGTGAGAACTTCGCTGCGAATCAAAACCGAGGGTAACATCGACGATGCGAACTCCGAGCTCAGAGAAGTGATCAAAAAGATCTGGAAAAGGACCAGCCCGAAACTGTTGGATCAAGTGGTGCCACCGCCAGGAGGCGACGACGAAGTAACCGTTGGTAAATTCTACGCGACCTTCCTGATCCAGGACTACTTCCGAAGATTCAAGAAGCGCAAGGAGCAAGAGATGAAAGACGGCGATAAAGAGTGTCACAACACGGTTACGCTTCAG GCCGGACTGAGAACCTTGCACGAAGCTGGACCCGAGTTAAAGAGAGCCATTTCTGGGAACTTGGAAGAACTTTTGGACGACAATCCGGAGCCTATGCACAGG AGAAATCATTCGCTGTTTGGAAGCGTGTGGTCGAGCATGAGAAAGGGACATCACAGTTTCAATCGAGCTAGGTCGTTGAAAGTAAATTCAACGACTAAG GCGTCTCCGACGAATTCCATCGATTTCCTGCCGTACTCGTCGCTTCAGAGAACAGGCGGTCCCGACGCACCGAACCAAATAACCGCGAGGTCTCATCAAGTTGTGCCAAACGTAGCGGG TGGGCTAAGCGACAGCGCGATGAATCAAATGGGAATCGATGCGAAGCTCACGGGCATAGAGGAGAATATTCCTCTGAGACCGTTGGCCGGGTTCGGGAATCCCGTCCAGCAACAATCAACCACCTATCATCCCTCTTACAAAGTGGTCGA CGGTCCAGGTAGCGGTAATTACCTTCATCCGAATAACGAATACG AGCGCCTGTCCCACAGTTTGCCGGGCAGTCCTGCGGACCGGAAGCCTAACTTCGAGGTCATCGGAAGCGCCGAGAGTCTAGTCGGTCGG GTTCTGGTGGAACAAGGACTGGGCAAGTATTGCGACCCAGAGTTCGTCAGATACACGTCGCGAGAGATGCAAGAAGCGCTGGACATGACGCGCGAAGAGATGGATCGAGCTGCTCATCAGTTGCTTCTGCAAGAACGTCGAGGACAACCGCTTTCCTACCAGTTACAGCAAGGACCGGAGCAACCGTGGACTTTACCGGGCTACCAACAGATGCAACCGTCGACAGGTATCGGTTATCAACCGCTACAGGAGCAACAACCTACTACTGGTTCGCGACAGTACCGACCATATTATCGAGGCGCCGGCGCCAGCCCCGGCACCGCTACCGGTCAAGCGACACTCTCGGATCCAGCCACGCAACAACAGCAACCTCCACCATCTTAG